In Erigeron canadensis isolate Cc75 chromosome 1, C_canadensis_v1, whole genome shotgun sequence, a single window of DNA contains:
- the LOC122605221 gene encoding uncharacterized protein LOC122605221 isoform X2 has translation MMRVAVVGAGISGLVSAYVLTKAGGVDVVLYDKEDYLGGHARTVTVDDHHLDLDLGFMVFNRVTYPNMMELFETLGVDTEISDMSFSVSLEQGNGCEWGSRNGLSGLFAQKRNVLNPYFWRMIREITKFKDDVLRYLEDVEHNQDISCNQTLGDFIKSHGYSELFQKAYLVPICSSIWSCPAQGVMTFSALSVLSFCRNHHLLQLFGRPQWFTVRWRSQAYVKKVKEVLESRGCQIRTSCAVQSISNLSNDAGCLVVCEDGSEERYSGCIIATHAPDTLMMLGEEATHEETRILGSFNYVYSDIFLHRDKSLMPRNTSAWSAWNFLGTVDNKACLTYWLNVLQNIDNNGLPYLVTLNPPRTPENTMLKWTTGHPVPSVTASKASLELPQIQGKRGIWFCGAYQGYGFHEDGLKAGMIAANSVLNTRCEILNDPKHMVPSLMETGARFFVARFLQNYIAMGSLILLEEGGTMFTFEGTRKKTPLKVYLKVHNPQFYWKIVTEADLGLADAYINGDFSLVDKKRGIIDMFMIFILNRDLESSASSSSKRGWWTPIFLTAGVASAKYFYHHISRHNSLTQVRRNISRHYDLSNELFALFLDETMTYSCAIFKSEDEDLKTAQMRKISSLIEKARVDKNHKVLEIGCGWGTLAIELVKRTGCKYTGITLSEEQLRYAETKVKEAGLQDQIRFLLSDYRQLPETYKYDRIISCEMLEAVGHEYMEEFFGCCESVLAENGLFVLQFISIPDGRYDEYRRSSDFIKEYIFPGGCLPSLSRVTTAMASSSRLCVEQVENIGIHYYQTLRYWRTNFMEKQSNILDLGFDQKFIRTWEYYFDYCAAGFKTHTLGNYQVVFSRPGNTAALKDPYKGITSAYCLN, from the exons GTGACATATCCGAACATGATGGAGTTATTTGAGACGCTTGGAGTGGATACTGAGATTTCTGATATGTCCTTCTCTGTGAGCTTGGAACAAGGGAATGGTTGTGAATGGGGCAGTCGAAATGGTTTATCAGGTTTATTTGCACAGAAAAGGAATGTTCTAAATCCTTACTTCTGGCGGATGATTCGAGAGATTACCAAGTTTAAAGATGATGTTTTGAG gtaCCTCGAAGACGTTGAACACAACCAAGATATTAGCTGCAACCAAACATTGGGGGACTTCATCAAATCACATGGTTACTCTGAATTGTTTCAAAAGGCTTATCTT GTTCCAATATGCTCCTCCATTTGGTCCTGCCCTGCACAAGGAGTTATGACCTTCTCTGCTCTTTCTGTTCTCTCATTTTGCCGCAATCACCATCTACTtcag CTTTTTGGTCGCCCCCAGTGGTTTACTGTAAGATGGCGTTCACAGGCTTATGTAAAAAAG gtgAAAGAAGTACTGGAAAGTAGAGGCTGCCAAATAAGAACAAGTTGTGCTGTTCAGTCTATCTCAAACTTATCCAATGACG CAGGTTGTTTAGTAGTGTGTGAAGATGGATCTGAAGAAAGATATTCGGGGTGCATAATAGCCACACATGCACCGGATACCCTCATGATGTTAGGAGAAGAAGCTACTCATGAGGAAACAAGAATACTTGGGTCTTTTAATTATGTCTATAG TGATATATTTCTACATCGTGACAAAAGTCTAATGCCCCGAAACACATCAGCTTGGAGCGCATGGAACTTTCTTGGAACAGTCGACAACAAAGCTTGCTTAACCTACTGGTTAAATGTACTTCAG aaCATTGATAACAATGGGCTCCCATATCTGGTTACATTGAACCCACCCCGAACACCCGAAAATACGATGCTTAAGTGGACAACTGGGCATCCGGTCCCATCAGTCACTGCATCCAAGGCTTCACTTGAGCTTCCTCAGATTCAAGGGAAGAGAGGAATCTGGTTCTGTGGGGCATACCAAG GTTACGGTTTCCATGAGGATGGACTAAAG GCTGGCATGATTGCTGCAAACAGTGTGCTTAATACGAGATGTGAAATTCTCAACGACCCTAAACATATGGTACCCTCTTTGATGGAAACAGGTGCACGGTTCTTTGTTGCCCGGTTCCTTCAGAATTATATTGCTATGGGCAGTTTGAT TTTATTAGAAGAAGGAGGTACCATGTTCACCTTTGAAGGGACCAGAAAGAAGACCcctttaaaagtttatttgaaAGTTCACAATCCCCAATTTTATTGGAAG ATTGTTACAGAAGCTGACTTAGGTCTCGCTGATGCGTACATAAACGGAGACTTCTCCCTTGTTGATAAAAAACGGGGCATTATAGATATGTTCATG ATTTTCATTCTTAACAGAGATTTAGAAAGTTCTGCCTCCAGCTCCAGCAAGAG AGGCTGGTGGACACCGATTTTTTTAACAGCTGGAGTGGCATCTGCCAAATATTTCTATCATCATATTTCAAGGCATAATTCTCTTACTCAAGTACGTAGGAACATATCTCGCCACTATGACCTG AGCAACGAACTATTTGCCCTTTTCTTGGACGAGACCATGACATATTCTTGTGCAATATTCAAG AGTGAAGACGAAGACTTGAAAACAGCACAGATGAGAAAGATTTCTTCGTTAATTGAAAAA GCAAGAGTTGATAAAAACCATAAAGTTCTTGAGATAGGATGTGGTTGGGGAACTTTAGCTATTGAATTAGTGAAACGAACAGGATGTAAATACACCGGAATCACCTTATCTGAAGAGCAACTCAGATATGCAGAAACGAAAGTGAAGGAAGCCGGCCTACAA GACCAAATCAGATTTCTACTGTCCGACTATAGGCAATTACCAGAAACTTACAAATATGATAGAATAATATCCTG CGAAATGCTAGAAGCGGTTGGACACGAATACATGGAAGAGTTCTTTGGGTGTTGTGAATCGGTACTGGCAGAAAATGGACTATTTGTCTTGCAG ttcATATCAATCCCTGATGGGAGGTATGATGAGTACAGGCGGAGCTCAgactttataaaagaatacatATTTCCTGGAGGATGTTTACCTTCACTTAGCAGAGTAACAACAGCCATGGCCTCCTCATCCAGGCTCTG TGTAGAGCAAGTGGAAAATATAGGGATACATTATTATCAAACACTCAGATATTGGAGAACAAACTTCATGGAAAAGCAAAG CAACATACTTGATTTGGGGTTCGACCAAAAATTCATTCGCACCTGGGAGTATTACTTTGATTACTGTGCTGCTGGTTTTAAGACCCACACACTTGGTAACTATCAG GTTGTGTTCTCAAGGCCAGGAAACACTGCTGCACTAAAAGATCCTTACAAGGGCATTACCTCGGCCTACTGTTTGAATTGA
- the LOC122605221 gene encoding uncharacterized protein LOC122605221 isoform X3, producing the protein MMRVAVVGAGISGLVSAYVLTKAGGVDVVLYDKEDYLGGHARTVTVDDHHLDLDLGFMVFNRVTYPNMMELFETLGVDTEISDMSFSVSLEQGNGCEWGSRNGLSGLFAQKRNVLNPYFWRMIREITKFKDDVLRYLEDVEHNQDISCNQTLGDFIKSHGYSELFQKAYLVPICSSIWSCPAQGVMTFSALSVLSFCRNHHLLQLFGRPQWFTVRWRSQAYVKKVKEVLESRGCQIRTSCAVQSISNLSNDGCLVVCEDGSEERYSGCIIATHAPDTLMMLGEEATHEETRILGSFNYVYSDIFLHRDKSLMPRNTSAWSAWNFLGTVDNKACLTYWLNVLQNIDNNGLPYLVTLNPPRTPENTMLKWTTGHPVPSVTASKASLELPQIQGKRGIWFCGAYQGYGFHEDGLKAGMIAANSVLNTRCEILNDPKHMVPSLMETGARFFVARFLQNYIAMGSLILLEEGGTMFTFEGTRKKTPLKVYLKVHNPQFYWKIVTEADLGLADAYINGDFSLVDKKRGIIDMFMIFILNRDLESSASSSSKRGWWTPIFLTAGVASAKYFYHHISRHNSLTQVRRNISRHYDLSNELFALFLDETMTYSCAIFKSEDEDLKTAQMRKISSLIEKARVDKNHKVLEIGCGWGTLAIELVKRTGCKYTGITLSEEQLRYAETKVKEAGLQDQIRFLLSDYRQLPETYKYDRIISCEMLEAVGHEYMEEFFGCCESVLAENGLFVLQFISIPDGRYDEYRRSSDFIKEYIFPGGCLPSLSRVTTAMASSSRLCVEQVENIGIHYYQTLRYWRTNFMEKQSNILDLGFDQKFIRTWEYYFDYCAAGFKTHTLGNYQVVFSRPGNTAALKDPYKGITSAYCLN; encoded by the exons GTGACATATCCGAACATGATGGAGTTATTTGAGACGCTTGGAGTGGATACTGAGATTTCTGATATGTCCTTCTCTGTGAGCTTGGAACAAGGGAATGGTTGTGAATGGGGCAGTCGAAATGGTTTATCAGGTTTATTTGCACAGAAAAGGAATGTTCTAAATCCTTACTTCTGGCGGATGATTCGAGAGATTACCAAGTTTAAAGATGATGTTTTGAG gtaCCTCGAAGACGTTGAACACAACCAAGATATTAGCTGCAACCAAACATTGGGGGACTTCATCAAATCACATGGTTACTCTGAATTGTTTCAAAAGGCTTATCTT GTTCCAATATGCTCCTCCATTTGGTCCTGCCCTGCACAAGGAGTTATGACCTTCTCTGCTCTTTCTGTTCTCTCATTTTGCCGCAATCACCATCTACTtcag CTTTTTGGTCGCCCCCAGTGGTTTACTGTAAGATGGCGTTCACAGGCTTATGTAAAAAAG gtgAAAGAAGTACTGGAAAGTAGAGGCTGCCAAATAAGAACAAGTTGTGCTGTTCAGTCTATCTCAAACTTATCCAATGACG GTTGTTTAGTAGTGTGTGAAGATGGATCTGAAGAAAGATATTCGGGGTGCATAATAGCCACACATGCACCGGATACCCTCATGATGTTAGGAGAAGAAGCTACTCATGAGGAAACAAGAATACTTGGGTCTTTTAATTATGTCTATAG TGATATATTTCTACATCGTGACAAAAGTCTAATGCCCCGAAACACATCAGCTTGGAGCGCATGGAACTTTCTTGGAACAGTCGACAACAAAGCTTGCTTAACCTACTGGTTAAATGTACTTCAG aaCATTGATAACAATGGGCTCCCATATCTGGTTACATTGAACCCACCCCGAACACCCGAAAATACGATGCTTAAGTGGACAACTGGGCATCCGGTCCCATCAGTCACTGCATCCAAGGCTTCACTTGAGCTTCCTCAGATTCAAGGGAAGAGAGGAATCTGGTTCTGTGGGGCATACCAAG GTTACGGTTTCCATGAGGATGGACTAAAG GCTGGCATGATTGCTGCAAACAGTGTGCTTAATACGAGATGTGAAATTCTCAACGACCCTAAACATATGGTACCCTCTTTGATGGAAACAGGTGCACGGTTCTTTGTTGCCCGGTTCCTTCAGAATTATATTGCTATGGGCAGTTTGAT TTTATTAGAAGAAGGAGGTACCATGTTCACCTTTGAAGGGACCAGAAAGAAGACCcctttaaaagtttatttgaaAGTTCACAATCCCCAATTTTATTGGAAG ATTGTTACAGAAGCTGACTTAGGTCTCGCTGATGCGTACATAAACGGAGACTTCTCCCTTGTTGATAAAAAACGGGGCATTATAGATATGTTCATG ATTTTCATTCTTAACAGAGATTTAGAAAGTTCTGCCTCCAGCTCCAGCAAGAG AGGCTGGTGGACACCGATTTTTTTAACAGCTGGAGTGGCATCTGCCAAATATTTCTATCATCATATTTCAAGGCATAATTCTCTTACTCAAGTACGTAGGAACATATCTCGCCACTATGACCTG AGCAACGAACTATTTGCCCTTTTCTTGGACGAGACCATGACATATTCTTGTGCAATATTCAAG AGTGAAGACGAAGACTTGAAAACAGCACAGATGAGAAAGATTTCTTCGTTAATTGAAAAA GCAAGAGTTGATAAAAACCATAAAGTTCTTGAGATAGGATGTGGTTGGGGAACTTTAGCTATTGAATTAGTGAAACGAACAGGATGTAAATACACCGGAATCACCTTATCTGAAGAGCAACTCAGATATGCAGAAACGAAAGTGAAGGAAGCCGGCCTACAA GACCAAATCAGATTTCTACTGTCCGACTATAGGCAATTACCAGAAACTTACAAATATGATAGAATAATATCCTG CGAAATGCTAGAAGCGGTTGGACACGAATACATGGAAGAGTTCTTTGGGTGTTGTGAATCGGTACTGGCAGAAAATGGACTATTTGTCTTGCAG ttcATATCAATCCCTGATGGGAGGTATGATGAGTACAGGCGGAGCTCAgactttataaaagaatacatATTTCCTGGAGGATGTTTACCTTCACTTAGCAGAGTAACAACAGCCATGGCCTCCTCATCCAGGCTCTG TGTAGAGCAAGTGGAAAATATAGGGATACATTATTATCAAACACTCAGATATTGGAGAACAAACTTCATGGAAAAGCAAAG CAACATACTTGATTTGGGGTTCGACCAAAAATTCATTCGCACCTGGGAGTATTACTTTGATTACTGTGCTGCTGGTTTTAAGACCCACACACTTGGTAACTATCAG GTTGTGTTCTCAAGGCCAGGAAACACTGCTGCACTAAAAGATCCTTACAAGGGCATTACCTCGGCCTACTGTTTGAATTGA
- the LOC122605221 gene encoding uncharacterized protein LOC122605221 isoform X1 encodes MMRVAVVGAGISGLVSAYVLTKAGGVDVVLYDKEDYLGGHARTVTVDDHHLDLDLGFMVFNRVTYPNMMELFETLGVDTEISDMSFSVSLEQGNGCEWGSRNGLSGLFAQKRNVLNPYFWRMIREITKFKDDVLRYLEDVEHNQDISCNQTLGDFIKSHGYSELFQKAYLVPICSSIWSCPAQGVMTFSALSVLSFCRNHHLLQLFGRPQWFTVRWRSQAYVKKVKEVLESRGCQIRTSCAVQSISNLSNDAAGCLVVCEDGSEERYSGCIIATHAPDTLMMLGEEATHEETRILGSFNYVYSDIFLHRDKSLMPRNTSAWSAWNFLGTVDNKACLTYWLNVLQNIDNNGLPYLVTLNPPRTPENTMLKWTTGHPVPSVTASKASLELPQIQGKRGIWFCGAYQGYGFHEDGLKAGMIAANSVLNTRCEILNDPKHMVPSLMETGARFFVARFLQNYIAMGSLILLEEGGTMFTFEGTRKKTPLKVYLKVHNPQFYWKIVTEADLGLADAYINGDFSLVDKKRGIIDMFMIFILNRDLESSASSSSKRGWWTPIFLTAGVASAKYFYHHISRHNSLTQVRRNISRHYDLSNELFALFLDETMTYSCAIFKSEDEDLKTAQMRKISSLIEKARVDKNHKVLEIGCGWGTLAIELVKRTGCKYTGITLSEEQLRYAETKVKEAGLQDQIRFLLSDYRQLPETYKYDRIISCEMLEAVGHEYMEEFFGCCESVLAENGLFVLQFISIPDGRYDEYRRSSDFIKEYIFPGGCLPSLSRVTTAMASSSRLCVEQVENIGIHYYQTLRYWRTNFMEKQSNILDLGFDQKFIRTWEYYFDYCAAGFKTHTLGNYQVVFSRPGNTAALKDPYKGITSAYCLN; translated from the exons GTGACATATCCGAACATGATGGAGTTATTTGAGACGCTTGGAGTGGATACTGAGATTTCTGATATGTCCTTCTCTGTGAGCTTGGAACAAGGGAATGGTTGTGAATGGGGCAGTCGAAATGGTTTATCAGGTTTATTTGCACAGAAAAGGAATGTTCTAAATCCTTACTTCTGGCGGATGATTCGAGAGATTACCAAGTTTAAAGATGATGTTTTGAG gtaCCTCGAAGACGTTGAACACAACCAAGATATTAGCTGCAACCAAACATTGGGGGACTTCATCAAATCACATGGTTACTCTGAATTGTTTCAAAAGGCTTATCTT GTTCCAATATGCTCCTCCATTTGGTCCTGCCCTGCACAAGGAGTTATGACCTTCTCTGCTCTTTCTGTTCTCTCATTTTGCCGCAATCACCATCTACTtcag CTTTTTGGTCGCCCCCAGTGGTTTACTGTAAGATGGCGTTCACAGGCTTATGTAAAAAAG gtgAAAGAAGTACTGGAAAGTAGAGGCTGCCAAATAAGAACAAGTTGTGCTGTTCAGTCTATCTCAAACTTATCCAATGACG CAGCAGGTTGTTTAGTAGTGTGTGAAGATGGATCTGAAGAAAGATATTCGGGGTGCATAATAGCCACACATGCACCGGATACCCTCATGATGTTAGGAGAAGAAGCTACTCATGAGGAAACAAGAATACTTGGGTCTTTTAATTATGTCTATAG TGATATATTTCTACATCGTGACAAAAGTCTAATGCCCCGAAACACATCAGCTTGGAGCGCATGGAACTTTCTTGGAACAGTCGACAACAAAGCTTGCTTAACCTACTGGTTAAATGTACTTCAG aaCATTGATAACAATGGGCTCCCATATCTGGTTACATTGAACCCACCCCGAACACCCGAAAATACGATGCTTAAGTGGACAACTGGGCATCCGGTCCCATCAGTCACTGCATCCAAGGCTTCACTTGAGCTTCCTCAGATTCAAGGGAAGAGAGGAATCTGGTTCTGTGGGGCATACCAAG GTTACGGTTTCCATGAGGATGGACTAAAG GCTGGCATGATTGCTGCAAACAGTGTGCTTAATACGAGATGTGAAATTCTCAACGACCCTAAACATATGGTACCCTCTTTGATGGAAACAGGTGCACGGTTCTTTGTTGCCCGGTTCCTTCAGAATTATATTGCTATGGGCAGTTTGAT TTTATTAGAAGAAGGAGGTACCATGTTCACCTTTGAAGGGACCAGAAAGAAGACCcctttaaaagtttatttgaaAGTTCACAATCCCCAATTTTATTGGAAG ATTGTTACAGAAGCTGACTTAGGTCTCGCTGATGCGTACATAAACGGAGACTTCTCCCTTGTTGATAAAAAACGGGGCATTATAGATATGTTCATG ATTTTCATTCTTAACAGAGATTTAGAAAGTTCTGCCTCCAGCTCCAGCAAGAG AGGCTGGTGGACACCGATTTTTTTAACAGCTGGAGTGGCATCTGCCAAATATTTCTATCATCATATTTCAAGGCATAATTCTCTTACTCAAGTACGTAGGAACATATCTCGCCACTATGACCTG AGCAACGAACTATTTGCCCTTTTCTTGGACGAGACCATGACATATTCTTGTGCAATATTCAAG AGTGAAGACGAAGACTTGAAAACAGCACAGATGAGAAAGATTTCTTCGTTAATTGAAAAA GCAAGAGTTGATAAAAACCATAAAGTTCTTGAGATAGGATGTGGTTGGGGAACTTTAGCTATTGAATTAGTGAAACGAACAGGATGTAAATACACCGGAATCACCTTATCTGAAGAGCAACTCAGATATGCAGAAACGAAAGTGAAGGAAGCCGGCCTACAA GACCAAATCAGATTTCTACTGTCCGACTATAGGCAATTACCAGAAACTTACAAATATGATAGAATAATATCCTG CGAAATGCTAGAAGCGGTTGGACACGAATACATGGAAGAGTTCTTTGGGTGTTGTGAATCGGTACTGGCAGAAAATGGACTATTTGTCTTGCAG ttcATATCAATCCCTGATGGGAGGTATGATGAGTACAGGCGGAGCTCAgactttataaaagaatacatATTTCCTGGAGGATGTTTACCTTCACTTAGCAGAGTAACAACAGCCATGGCCTCCTCATCCAGGCTCTG TGTAGAGCAAGTGGAAAATATAGGGATACATTATTATCAAACACTCAGATATTGGAGAACAAACTTCATGGAAAAGCAAAG CAACATACTTGATTTGGGGTTCGACCAAAAATTCATTCGCACCTGGGAGTATTACTTTGATTACTGTGCTGCTGGTTTTAAGACCCACACACTTGGTAACTATCAG GTTGTGTTCTCAAGGCCAGGAAACACTGCTGCACTAAAAGATCCTTACAAGGGCATTACCTCGGCCTACTGTTTGAATTGA